One window from the genome of Phalacrocorax aristotelis chromosome 28, bGulAri2.1, whole genome shotgun sequence encodes:
- the DNM2 gene encoding dynamin-2 isoform X1, with protein MGNRGMEELIPLVNKLQDAFSSIGQSCHLDLPQIAVVGGQSAGKSSVLENFVGRDFLPRGSGIVTRRPLILQLIFSKTEYAEFLHCKSKKFTDFDEVRQEIEAETDRVTGTNKGISPIPINLRVYSPHVLNLTLIDLPGITKVPVGDQPQDIEYQIKDMILQFISRESSLILAVTPANMDLANSDALKMAKEVDPQGLRTIGVITKLDLMDEGTDARDVLENKLLPLRRGYIGVVNRSQKDIDGKKDIRAALAAERKFFLSHPAYRHMADRMGTPHLQKVLNQQLTNHIRETLPSLRSKLQSQLLSLEKEVEEYKNFRPDDPTRKTKALLQMVQQFGVDFEKRIEGSGDQVDTLELSGGARINRIFHERFPFELVKMEFDEKDLRREISYAIKNIHGVRTGLFTPDLAFEAIVKKQVVKLKEPCLKCVDLVIQELINTVRQCTSKLGSYPRLREETERIVTTHIREREGKTKDQILLLIDIELSYINTNHEDFIGFANAQQRNTQTNKKRAIPNQGEILVIRRGWLTINNISIMKGGSKEYWFVLTAESLSWYKDEEEKEKKYMLPLDNLKIRDVEKGFMSNKHVFAIFNTEQRNVYKDLRQIELACDSQEDVDSWKASFLRAGVYPEKDQTENEDGAQENTFSMDPQLERQVETIRNLVDSYVGIINKSIRDLMPKTIMHLMINNTKDFIHSELLAYLYSSADQNSLMEESADQAQRRDDMLRMYHALKEALNIIGDISTSTVSTPVPPPVDDTWLQTSSGHSPPPQRRPPSVVLPPGRPPAVRGPTPGPPLIPIPAGGPSFAAPPIPSRPGPQNIFAANNDPFSAPPQIPSRPARVPPGIPPGVPRRPPAAPNRPTIIRPAEPSLLD; from the exons AATATGCCGAGTTTTTGCACTGCAAATCCAAAAAGTTCACGGATTTTGACGAGGTACGGCAGGAGATCGAAGCGGAAACCGACAGGGTGACGGGAACGAACAAAGGCATCTCTCCCATCCCCATCAACCTCCGCGTCTATTCGCCGCACG TGTTGAACCTGACTCTGATCGACCTCCCGGGTATCACCAAAGTGCCGGTGGGGGACCAACCGCAGGACATCGAGTACCAGATCAAAGACATGATCCTGCAGTTCAtcagcagggagagcagcttGATCCTTGCCGTCACGCCGGCCAACATGGATCTGGCCAACTCGGACGCGCTCAAGATGGCGAAGGAAGTTGATCCTCAAG GCTTGCGGACGATCGGAGTCATCACCAAGCTGGATCTGATGGATGAAGGCACAGACGCCAGAGACGTGCTGGAGAACAAACTGCTTCCTTTACGAAGAG GCTACATCGGCGTCGTTAACCGAAGCCAGAAGGACATCGATGGTAAGAAGGACATCAGGGCAGCGCTGGCGGCCGAGCGGAAGTTCTTCCTCTCTCACCCGGCTTACCGGCACATGGCCGACCGGATGGGCACCCCGCATTTGCAGAAAGTCCTTAACCAG CAACTGACCAACCACATTCGGGAGACGCTGCCTTCGCTGCGCAGCAAACTTCAGAGTCAGCTGCTCTCCCTGGAGAAGGAGGTTGAGGAGTACAAGAACTTCCGCCCCGACGACCCCACGCGAAAAACCAAAGCTTTGTTACA AATGGTCCAGCAGTTCGGTGTGGACTTTGAGAAGCGAATCGAAGGTTCAGGAGACCAGGTGGACACGCTCGAACTCTCCGGGGGTGCCAGAATCAATCGCATTTTCCACGAGAGATTTCCGTTTGAGTTAGTGAAG ATGGAGTTTGACGAGAAGGACTTGAGGCGAGAAATAAGCTACGCGATTAAAAACATCCATGGTGTGAG GACGGGGCTCTTCACCCCAGACTTGGCATTCGAGGCCATTGTGAAAAAGCAGGTGGTGAAGCTGAAAGAGCCTTGTCTGAAGTGTGTCGACCTCGTTATTCAGGAGTTAATCAATACAGTTAGACAGTGTACCAGTAAG cttgGTTCCTACCCCAGGTTACGAGAGGAGACGGAGAGGATCGTTACCACTCACATCAGGGAACGGGAAGGCAAAACGAAGGACCAG ATTCTCCTGCTGATCGACATTGAGCTCTCCTACATCAACACTAACCACGAAGACTTCATCGGATTTGCCAA CGCGCAGCAGAGGAACACGCAGACGAACAAGAAAAGGGCCATCCCGAATCAG GGTGAGATACTG GTGATCCGCAGAGGCTGGCTGACCATCAACAACATCAGCATCATGAAGGGAGGCTCCAAGGAGTACTGGTTCGTGCTGACGGCCGAGTCGTTGTCCTGGTACAAGGACGAGGAG gagaaggagaagaaatacatGTTGCCTTTGGATAACTTGAAAATCAGGGACGTGGAGAAGGGCTTTATGTCCAACAAGCACGTCTTTGCCATCTTCAACACAGAGCAAAG GAATGTGTACAAGGACCTCCGTCAGATCGAGCTGGCCTGCGACTCCCAGGAAGACGTGGACAGCTGGAAAGCCTCCTTCCTCCGAGCGGGAGTTTACCCAGAGAAAGACCAA ACTGAGAACGAGGACGGCGCCCAGGAGAACACCTTCTCCATGGACCCGCAGCTGGAGCGCCAGGTGGAAACCATCCGCAACCTTGTCGACTCCTACGTCGGCATCATCAACAAGTCCATCCGGGACCTCATGCCAAAGACGATAATGCACCTCATGATAAACAAC ACCAAGGATTTCATCCACTCGGAGCTGTTGGCCTACCTGTACTCCTCCGCCGACCAGAACAGCCTGATGGAGGAGTCGGCCGACCAGGCGCAGCGCAGGGACGACATGCTGCGCATGTACCACGCCCTGAAGGAGGCCTTGAACATCATCGGGGACATCAGCACCAGCACCGTCTCCACGCCGGTTCCCCCGCCCGTGGACGACACGTGGCTGCAGACGAGCAGCGGGCACAG CCCCCCGCCTCAGCGCAGACCTCCCTCCGTCGTCCTGCCGCCGGGCCGGCCGCCGGCCGTCAGGGGTCCGACGCCGGGGCCGCCCCTCATCCCCATCCCCGCCGGGGGACCCTCCTTCGCGGCTCCCCCCATCCCCTCGCGTCCTGGACCCCAGAACATCTTTGCTGCTAATAACGACCCCTTCTCAGCCCCTCCTCAGATCCCGTCGCGGCCGGCACGCGTCCCCCCCGGCATTCCTCCCGGCGTGCCCAG AAGACCCCCGGCCGCGCCGAACCGGCCCACCATTATCCGACCGGCCGAGCCCTCCCTGCTCGATTAA
- the DNM2 gene encoding dynamin-2 isoform X3: MGNRGMEELIPLVNKLQDAFSSIGQSCHLDLPQIAVVGGQSAGKSSVLENFVGRDFLPRGSGIVTRRPLILQLIFSKTEYAEFLHCKSKKFTDFDEVRQEIEAETDRVTGTNKGISPIPINLRVYSPHVLNLTLIDLPGITKVPVGDQPQDIEYQIKDMILQFISRESSLILAVTPANMDLANSDALKMAKEVDPQGLRTIGVITKLDLMDEGTDARDVLENKLLPLRRGYIGVVNRSQKDIDGKKDIRAALAAERKFFLSHPAYRHMADRMGTPHLQKVLNQQLTNHIRETLPSLRSKLQSQLLSLEKEVEEYKNFRPDDPTRKTKALLQMVQQFGVDFEKRIEGSGDQVDTLELSGGARINRIFHERFPFELVKMEFDEKDLRREISYAIKNIHGVRTGLFTPDLAFEAIVKKQVVKLKEPCLKCVDLVIQELINTVRQCTSKLGSYPRLREETERIVTTHIREREGKTKDQILLLIDIELSYINTNHEDFIGFANAQQRNTQTNKKRAIPNQGEILVIRRGWLTINNISIMKGGSKEYWFVLTAESLSWYKDEEEKEKKYMLPLDNLKIRDVEKGFMSNKHVFAIFNTEQRNVYKDLRQIELACDSQEDVDSWKASFLRAGVYPEKDQTENEDGAQENTFSMDPQLERQVETIRNLVDSYVGIINKSIRDLMPKTIMHLMINNTKDFIHSELLAYLYSSADQNSLMEESADQAQRRDDMLRMYHALKEALNIIGDISTSTVSTPVPPPVDDTWLQTSSGHSPPPQRRPPSVVLPPGRPPAVRGPTPGPPLIPIPAGGPSFAAPPIPSRPGPQNIFAANNDPFSAPPQIPSRPARVPPGIPPGVPSRRPPAAPNRPTIIRPAEPSLLD; this comes from the exons AATATGCCGAGTTTTTGCACTGCAAATCCAAAAAGTTCACGGATTTTGACGAGGTACGGCAGGAGATCGAAGCGGAAACCGACAGGGTGACGGGAACGAACAAAGGCATCTCTCCCATCCCCATCAACCTCCGCGTCTATTCGCCGCACG TGTTGAACCTGACTCTGATCGACCTCCCGGGTATCACCAAAGTGCCGGTGGGGGACCAACCGCAGGACATCGAGTACCAGATCAAAGACATGATCCTGCAGTTCAtcagcagggagagcagcttGATCCTTGCCGTCACGCCGGCCAACATGGATCTGGCCAACTCGGACGCGCTCAAGATGGCGAAGGAAGTTGATCCTCAAG GCTTGCGGACGATCGGAGTCATCACCAAGCTGGATCTGATGGATGAAGGCACAGACGCCAGAGACGTGCTGGAGAACAAACTGCTTCCTTTACGAAGAG GCTACATCGGCGTCGTTAACCGAAGCCAGAAGGACATCGATGGTAAGAAGGACATCAGGGCAGCGCTGGCGGCCGAGCGGAAGTTCTTCCTCTCTCACCCGGCTTACCGGCACATGGCCGACCGGATGGGCACCCCGCATTTGCAGAAAGTCCTTAACCAG CAACTGACCAACCACATTCGGGAGACGCTGCCTTCGCTGCGCAGCAAACTTCAGAGTCAGCTGCTCTCCCTGGAGAAGGAGGTTGAGGAGTACAAGAACTTCCGCCCCGACGACCCCACGCGAAAAACCAAAGCTTTGTTACA AATGGTCCAGCAGTTCGGTGTGGACTTTGAGAAGCGAATCGAAGGTTCAGGAGACCAGGTGGACACGCTCGAACTCTCCGGGGGTGCCAGAATCAATCGCATTTTCCACGAGAGATTTCCGTTTGAGTTAGTGAAG ATGGAGTTTGACGAGAAGGACTTGAGGCGAGAAATAAGCTACGCGATTAAAAACATCCATGGTGTGAG GACGGGGCTCTTCACCCCAGACTTGGCATTCGAGGCCATTGTGAAAAAGCAGGTGGTGAAGCTGAAAGAGCCTTGTCTGAAGTGTGTCGACCTCGTTATTCAGGAGTTAATCAATACAGTTAGACAGTGTACCAGTAAG cttgGTTCCTACCCCAGGTTACGAGAGGAGACGGAGAGGATCGTTACCACTCACATCAGGGAACGGGAAGGCAAAACGAAGGACCAG ATTCTCCTGCTGATCGACATTGAGCTCTCCTACATCAACACTAACCACGAAGACTTCATCGGATTTGCCAA CGCGCAGCAGAGGAACACGCAGACGAACAAGAAAAGGGCCATCCCGAATCAG GGTGAGATACTG GTGATCCGCAGAGGCTGGCTGACCATCAACAACATCAGCATCATGAAGGGAGGCTCCAAGGAGTACTGGTTCGTGCTGACGGCCGAGTCGTTGTCCTGGTACAAGGACGAGGAG gagaaggagaagaaatacatGTTGCCTTTGGATAACTTGAAAATCAGGGACGTGGAGAAGGGCTTTATGTCCAACAAGCACGTCTTTGCCATCTTCAACACAGAGCAAAG GAATGTGTACAAGGACCTCCGTCAGATCGAGCTGGCCTGCGACTCCCAGGAAGACGTGGACAGCTGGAAAGCCTCCTTCCTCCGAGCGGGAGTTTACCCAGAGAAAGACCAA ACTGAGAACGAGGACGGCGCCCAGGAGAACACCTTCTCCATGGACCCGCAGCTGGAGCGCCAGGTGGAAACCATCCGCAACCTTGTCGACTCCTACGTCGGCATCATCAACAAGTCCATCCGGGACCTCATGCCAAAGACGATAATGCACCTCATGATAAACAAC ACCAAGGATTTCATCCACTCGGAGCTGTTGGCCTACCTGTACTCCTCCGCCGACCAGAACAGCCTGATGGAGGAGTCGGCCGACCAGGCGCAGCGCAGGGACGACATGCTGCGCATGTACCACGCCCTGAAGGAGGCCTTGAACATCATCGGGGACATCAGCACCAGCACCGTCTCCACGCCGGTTCCCCCGCCCGTGGACGACACGTGGCTGCAGACGAGCAGCGGGCACAG CCCCCCGCCTCAGCGCAGACCTCCCTCCGTCGTCCTGCCGCCGGGCCGGCCGCCGGCCGTCAGGGGTCCGACGCCGGGGCCGCCCCTCATCCCCATCCCCGCCGGGGGACCCTCCTTCGCGGCTCCCCCCATCCCCTCGCGTCCTGGACCCCAGAACATCTTTGCTGCTAATAACGACCCCTTCTCAGCCCCTCCTCAGATCCCGTCGCGGCCGGCACGCGTCCCCCCCGGCATTCCTCCCGGCGTGCCCAG CAGAAGACCCCCGGCCGCGCCGAACCGGCCCACCATTATCCGACCGGCCGAGCCCTCCCTGCTCGATTAA
- the DNM2 gene encoding dynamin-2 isoform X2: MGNRGMEELIPLVNKLQDAFSSIGQSCHLDLPQIAVVGGQSAGKSSVLENFVGRDFLPRGSGIVTRRPLILQLIFSKTEYAEFLHCKSKKFTDFDEVRQEIEAETDRVTGTNKGISPIPINLRVYSPHVLNLTLIDLPGITKVPVGDQPQDIEYQIKDMILQFISRESSLILAVTPANMDLANSDALKMAKEVDPQGLRTIGVITKLDLMDEGTDARDVLENKLLPLRRGYIGVVNRSQKDIDGKKDIRAALAAERKFFLSHPAYRHMADRMGTPHLQKVLNQQLTNHIRETLPSLRSKLQSQLLSLEKEVEEYKNFRPDDPTRKTKALLQMVQQFGVDFEKRIEGSGDQVDTLELSGGARINRIFHERFPFELVKMEFDEKDLRREISYAIKNIHGVRTGLFTPDLAFEAIVKKQVVKLKEPCLKCVDLVIQELINTVRQCTSKLGSYPRLREETERIVTTHIREREGKTKDQILLLIDIELSYINTNHEDFIGFANAQQRNTQTNKKRAIPNQVIRRGWLTINNISIMKGGSKEYWFVLTAESLSWYKDEEEKEKKYMLPLDNLKIRDVEKGFMSNKHVFAIFNTEQRNVYKDLRQIELACDSQEDVDSWKASFLRAGVYPEKDQTENEDGAQENTFSMDPQLERQVETIRNLVDSYVGIINKSIRDLMPKTIMHLMINNTKDFIHSELLAYLYSSADQNSLMEESADQAQRRDDMLRMYHALKEALNIIGDISTSTVSTPVPPPVDDTWLQTSSGHSPPPQRRPPSVVLPPGRPPAVRGPTPGPPLIPIPAGGPSFAAPPIPSRPGPQNIFAANNDPFSAPPQIPSRPARVPPGIPPGVPSRRPPAAPNRPTIIRPAEPSLLD; this comes from the exons AATATGCCGAGTTTTTGCACTGCAAATCCAAAAAGTTCACGGATTTTGACGAGGTACGGCAGGAGATCGAAGCGGAAACCGACAGGGTGACGGGAACGAACAAAGGCATCTCTCCCATCCCCATCAACCTCCGCGTCTATTCGCCGCACG TGTTGAACCTGACTCTGATCGACCTCCCGGGTATCACCAAAGTGCCGGTGGGGGACCAACCGCAGGACATCGAGTACCAGATCAAAGACATGATCCTGCAGTTCAtcagcagggagagcagcttGATCCTTGCCGTCACGCCGGCCAACATGGATCTGGCCAACTCGGACGCGCTCAAGATGGCGAAGGAAGTTGATCCTCAAG GCTTGCGGACGATCGGAGTCATCACCAAGCTGGATCTGATGGATGAAGGCACAGACGCCAGAGACGTGCTGGAGAACAAACTGCTTCCTTTACGAAGAG GCTACATCGGCGTCGTTAACCGAAGCCAGAAGGACATCGATGGTAAGAAGGACATCAGGGCAGCGCTGGCGGCCGAGCGGAAGTTCTTCCTCTCTCACCCGGCTTACCGGCACATGGCCGACCGGATGGGCACCCCGCATTTGCAGAAAGTCCTTAACCAG CAACTGACCAACCACATTCGGGAGACGCTGCCTTCGCTGCGCAGCAAACTTCAGAGTCAGCTGCTCTCCCTGGAGAAGGAGGTTGAGGAGTACAAGAACTTCCGCCCCGACGACCCCACGCGAAAAACCAAAGCTTTGTTACA AATGGTCCAGCAGTTCGGTGTGGACTTTGAGAAGCGAATCGAAGGTTCAGGAGACCAGGTGGACACGCTCGAACTCTCCGGGGGTGCCAGAATCAATCGCATTTTCCACGAGAGATTTCCGTTTGAGTTAGTGAAG ATGGAGTTTGACGAGAAGGACTTGAGGCGAGAAATAAGCTACGCGATTAAAAACATCCATGGTGTGAG GACGGGGCTCTTCACCCCAGACTTGGCATTCGAGGCCATTGTGAAAAAGCAGGTGGTGAAGCTGAAAGAGCCTTGTCTGAAGTGTGTCGACCTCGTTATTCAGGAGTTAATCAATACAGTTAGACAGTGTACCAGTAAG cttgGTTCCTACCCCAGGTTACGAGAGGAGACGGAGAGGATCGTTACCACTCACATCAGGGAACGGGAAGGCAAAACGAAGGACCAG ATTCTCCTGCTGATCGACATTGAGCTCTCCTACATCAACACTAACCACGAAGACTTCATCGGATTTGCCAA CGCGCAGCAGAGGAACACGCAGACGAACAAGAAAAGGGCCATCCCGAATCAG GTGATCCGCAGAGGCTGGCTGACCATCAACAACATCAGCATCATGAAGGGAGGCTCCAAGGAGTACTGGTTCGTGCTGACGGCCGAGTCGTTGTCCTGGTACAAGGACGAGGAG gagaaggagaagaaatacatGTTGCCTTTGGATAACTTGAAAATCAGGGACGTGGAGAAGGGCTTTATGTCCAACAAGCACGTCTTTGCCATCTTCAACACAGAGCAAAG GAATGTGTACAAGGACCTCCGTCAGATCGAGCTGGCCTGCGACTCCCAGGAAGACGTGGACAGCTGGAAAGCCTCCTTCCTCCGAGCGGGAGTTTACCCAGAGAAAGACCAA ACTGAGAACGAGGACGGCGCCCAGGAGAACACCTTCTCCATGGACCCGCAGCTGGAGCGCCAGGTGGAAACCATCCGCAACCTTGTCGACTCCTACGTCGGCATCATCAACAAGTCCATCCGGGACCTCATGCCAAAGACGATAATGCACCTCATGATAAACAAC ACCAAGGATTTCATCCACTCGGAGCTGTTGGCCTACCTGTACTCCTCCGCCGACCAGAACAGCCTGATGGAGGAGTCGGCCGACCAGGCGCAGCGCAGGGACGACATGCTGCGCATGTACCACGCCCTGAAGGAGGCCTTGAACATCATCGGGGACATCAGCACCAGCACCGTCTCCACGCCGGTTCCCCCGCCCGTGGACGACACGTGGCTGCAGACGAGCAGCGGGCACAG CCCCCCGCCTCAGCGCAGACCTCCCTCCGTCGTCCTGCCGCCGGGCCGGCCGCCGGCCGTCAGGGGTCCGACGCCGGGGCCGCCCCTCATCCCCATCCCCGCCGGGGGACCCTCCTTCGCGGCTCCCCCCATCCCCTCGCGTCCTGGACCCCAGAACATCTTTGCTGCTAATAACGACCCCTTCTCAGCCCCTCCTCAGATCCCGTCGCGGCCGGCACGCGTCCCCCCCGGCATTCCTCCCGGCGTGCCCAG CAGAAGACCCCCGGCCGCGCCGAACCGGCCCACCATTATCCGACCGGCCGAGCCCTCCCTGCTCGATTAA
- the DNM2 gene encoding dynamin-2 isoform X4, producing the protein MGNRGMEELIPLVNKLQDAFSSIGQSCHLDLPQIAVVGGQSAGKSSVLENFVGRDFLPRGSGIVTRRPLILQLIFSKTEYAEFLHCKSKKFTDFDEVRQEIEAETDRVTGTNKGISPIPINLRVYSPHVLNLTLIDLPGITKVPVGDQPQDIEYQIKDMILQFISRESSLILAVTPANMDLANSDALKMAKEVDPQGLRTIGVITKLDLMDEGTDARDVLENKLLPLRRGYIGVVNRSQKDIDGKKDIRAALAAERKFFLSHPAYRHMADRMGTPHLQKVLNQQLTNHIRETLPSLRSKLQSQLLSLEKEVEEYKNFRPDDPTRKTKALLQMVQQFGVDFEKRIEGSGDQVDTLELSGGARINRIFHERFPFELVKMEFDEKDLRREISYAIKNIHGVRTGLFTPDLAFEAIVKKQVVKLKEPCLKCVDLVIQELINTVRQCTSKLGSYPRLREETERIVTTHIREREGKTKDQILLLIDIELSYINTNHEDFIGFANAQQRNTQTNKKRAIPNQVIRRGWLTINNISIMKGGSKEYWFVLTAESLSWYKDEEEKEKKYMLPLDNLKIRDVEKGFMSNKHVFAIFNTEQRNVYKDLRQIELACDSQEDVDSWKASFLRAGVYPEKDQTENEDGAQENTFSMDPQLERQVETIRNLVDSYVGIINKSIRDLMPKTIMHLMINNTKDFIHSELLAYLYSSADQNSLMEESADQAQRRDDMLRMYHALKEALNIIGDISTSTVSTPVPPPVDDTWLQTSSGHSPPPQRRPPSVVLPPGRPPAVRGPTPGPPLIPIPAGGPSFAAPPIPSRPGPQNIFAANNDPFSAPPQIPSRPARVPPGIPPGVPRRPPAAPNRPTIIRPAEPSLLD; encoded by the exons AATATGCCGAGTTTTTGCACTGCAAATCCAAAAAGTTCACGGATTTTGACGAGGTACGGCAGGAGATCGAAGCGGAAACCGACAGGGTGACGGGAACGAACAAAGGCATCTCTCCCATCCCCATCAACCTCCGCGTCTATTCGCCGCACG TGTTGAACCTGACTCTGATCGACCTCCCGGGTATCACCAAAGTGCCGGTGGGGGACCAACCGCAGGACATCGAGTACCAGATCAAAGACATGATCCTGCAGTTCAtcagcagggagagcagcttGATCCTTGCCGTCACGCCGGCCAACATGGATCTGGCCAACTCGGACGCGCTCAAGATGGCGAAGGAAGTTGATCCTCAAG GCTTGCGGACGATCGGAGTCATCACCAAGCTGGATCTGATGGATGAAGGCACAGACGCCAGAGACGTGCTGGAGAACAAACTGCTTCCTTTACGAAGAG GCTACATCGGCGTCGTTAACCGAAGCCAGAAGGACATCGATGGTAAGAAGGACATCAGGGCAGCGCTGGCGGCCGAGCGGAAGTTCTTCCTCTCTCACCCGGCTTACCGGCACATGGCCGACCGGATGGGCACCCCGCATTTGCAGAAAGTCCTTAACCAG CAACTGACCAACCACATTCGGGAGACGCTGCCTTCGCTGCGCAGCAAACTTCAGAGTCAGCTGCTCTCCCTGGAGAAGGAGGTTGAGGAGTACAAGAACTTCCGCCCCGACGACCCCACGCGAAAAACCAAAGCTTTGTTACA AATGGTCCAGCAGTTCGGTGTGGACTTTGAGAAGCGAATCGAAGGTTCAGGAGACCAGGTGGACACGCTCGAACTCTCCGGGGGTGCCAGAATCAATCGCATTTTCCACGAGAGATTTCCGTTTGAGTTAGTGAAG ATGGAGTTTGACGAGAAGGACTTGAGGCGAGAAATAAGCTACGCGATTAAAAACATCCATGGTGTGAG GACGGGGCTCTTCACCCCAGACTTGGCATTCGAGGCCATTGTGAAAAAGCAGGTGGTGAAGCTGAAAGAGCCTTGTCTGAAGTGTGTCGACCTCGTTATTCAGGAGTTAATCAATACAGTTAGACAGTGTACCAGTAAG cttgGTTCCTACCCCAGGTTACGAGAGGAGACGGAGAGGATCGTTACCACTCACATCAGGGAACGGGAAGGCAAAACGAAGGACCAG ATTCTCCTGCTGATCGACATTGAGCTCTCCTACATCAACACTAACCACGAAGACTTCATCGGATTTGCCAA CGCGCAGCAGAGGAACACGCAGACGAACAAGAAAAGGGCCATCCCGAATCAG GTGATCCGCAGAGGCTGGCTGACCATCAACAACATCAGCATCATGAAGGGAGGCTCCAAGGAGTACTGGTTCGTGCTGACGGCCGAGTCGTTGTCCTGGTACAAGGACGAGGAG gagaaggagaagaaatacatGTTGCCTTTGGATAACTTGAAAATCAGGGACGTGGAGAAGGGCTTTATGTCCAACAAGCACGTCTTTGCCATCTTCAACACAGAGCAAAG GAATGTGTACAAGGACCTCCGTCAGATCGAGCTGGCCTGCGACTCCCAGGAAGACGTGGACAGCTGGAAAGCCTCCTTCCTCCGAGCGGGAGTTTACCCAGAGAAAGACCAA ACTGAGAACGAGGACGGCGCCCAGGAGAACACCTTCTCCATGGACCCGCAGCTGGAGCGCCAGGTGGAAACCATCCGCAACCTTGTCGACTCCTACGTCGGCATCATCAACAAGTCCATCCGGGACCTCATGCCAAAGACGATAATGCACCTCATGATAAACAAC ACCAAGGATTTCATCCACTCGGAGCTGTTGGCCTACCTGTACTCCTCCGCCGACCAGAACAGCCTGATGGAGGAGTCGGCCGACCAGGCGCAGCGCAGGGACGACATGCTGCGCATGTACCACGCCCTGAAGGAGGCCTTGAACATCATCGGGGACATCAGCACCAGCACCGTCTCCACGCCGGTTCCCCCGCCCGTGGACGACACGTGGCTGCAGACGAGCAGCGGGCACAG CCCCCCGCCTCAGCGCAGACCTCCCTCCGTCGTCCTGCCGCCGGGCCGGCCGCCGGCCGTCAGGGGTCCGACGCCGGGGCCGCCCCTCATCCCCATCCCCGCCGGGGGACCCTCCTTCGCGGCTCCCCCCATCCCCTCGCGTCCTGGACCCCAGAACATCTTTGCTGCTAATAACGACCCCTTCTCAGCCCCTCCTCAGATCCCGTCGCGGCCGGCACGCGTCCCCCCCGGCATTCCTCCCGGCGTGCCCAG AAGACCCCCGGCCGCGCCGAACCGGCCCACCATTATCCGACCGGCCGAGCCCTCCCTGCTCGATTAA